The proteins below come from a single Mycobacterium parmense genomic window:
- the narJ gene encoding nitrate reductase molybdenum cofactor assembly chaperone: MRVLARLRERAGAATMQDRAVWQAASLLLAYPDDALARRLDTVDELLGHIDGGAAALLARTAAALRRREAMGAAMDYVATFDMRRRATMYLTYWTAGDTRNRGREMLEFATAYRHAGVQPPRAEAPDHLPVVLEFAATVDPEAGRRLLTEHRVPIDVLRAALDDAESPYAHTIAAVCTTLPVTTDQDVRRAERLARAGPPAESVGLQPFNLTVPPRRRKGAPNG, encoded by the coding sequence ATGAGGGTGCTGGCCAGGCTGCGCGAACGCGCGGGCGCGGCGACGATGCAGGATCGCGCCGTGTGGCAGGCGGCCTCGCTGCTGCTCGCGTATCCGGACGACGCGCTGGCCCGGCGGTTGGACACCGTCGATGAACTGCTGGGCCACATCGACGGTGGGGCCGCGGCGCTGCTTGCCCGGACGGCCGCGGCGCTGCGTCGCCGCGAGGCGATGGGCGCCGCAATGGATTACGTCGCGACTTTCGACATGCGCAGGCGCGCCACGATGTACCTGACGTACTGGACGGCGGGGGACACCCGCAACCGCGGCCGCGAGATGCTCGAATTCGCGACCGCCTACCGGCACGCGGGTGTGCAGCCGCCGCGCGCCGAGGCCCCCGACCACCTTCCCGTCGTGCTCGAGTTCGCGGCCACAGTCGATCCCGAAGCCGGGCGGCGGCTGCTCACCGAGCACCGGGTCCCGATCGACGTGCTGCGGGCCGCCCTGGACGACGCCGAATCGCCCTACGCGCACACGATCGCGGCCGTCTGCACGACCCTGCCGGTGACGACCGATCAGGACGTACGTCGTGCGGAACGCCTCGCCCGGGCCGGCCCGCCTGCGGAATCCGTTGGGCTGCAACCGTTCAACTTGACCGTCCCGCCGCGTCGCCGGAAGGGGGCACCCAATGGGTAG
- a CDS encoding ABC transporter family substrate-binding protein, whose protein sequence is MSRARRLLVAGGVVVSLIGLGLAACTVKPPPAPQSTDTPHNSPPPPPRVTQIIMGIDSIGAGFNPHLLSDLSPVNAAISALVLPSAFRPVPDPNTATGSRWEMDPTLLVSAEVTSQAPFTVTYKIRPEAQWTDNAPIGADDFWYLWRQMVGQPGVVDPAGYDLITSVQSLEGGKQAVVTFAQPYPAWKELFSNILPAHIVKDVPGGFAAGLARAMPVTGGQFRVESIDPQRDEILIARNDRYWGPPAKPALILFRRAGAPAALADSVRNGDTQVAQVHGGSAAFAQLSAIPDVRTARIVTPRVMQLTLRANEPKLSDTQVRKAILGLLDVDLLAAVGAGSDNTVTLDQAQIRSPSDPGYVPTAPPAMATPAALALLAGAGYTVEPNASASPEPTPASTAPPEVIRGRISKDGQQLSLVIGVAANDPTSVAVANTAADQLRNVGIAATVLALDPVTLYREALSDNRVDAIVGWHQAGGNLATVLASRYGCPALQTTQVPAPGATTTSSGSAGVTPAPGPGTTPTATPSRPPDSGALVQAPSNLTGICDRSIQPNIDAAINGTKNINDVITAVEPRLWNMSTVLPILQDTTIVAAGPSVQNVSLSGSVPVGIVGDAGQWVKTGP, encoded by the coding sequence CTGAGCCGGGCCCGCCGGCTGCTCGTCGCGGGCGGTGTCGTGGTGTCGCTGATCGGTCTGGGGCTGGCGGCCTGCACGGTCAAGCCGCCGCCGGCGCCGCAGAGCACGGACACCCCGCACAACTCGCCCCCGCCGCCGCCGCGGGTCACCCAGATCATCATGGGCATCGACTCGATCGGCGCGGGGTTCAACCCGCACCTGTTGTCGGACCTTTCCCCGGTCAACGCGGCGATCAGCGCGCTGGTGCTGCCCAGCGCCTTTCGGCCGGTGCCCGACCCCAACACGGCCACGGGTTCGCGGTGGGAGATGGACCCGACGCTGTTGGTGTCGGCTGAGGTGACCAGCCAGGCCCCGTTCACGGTGACCTACAAGATCCGGCCCGAGGCGCAGTGGACCGACAACGCCCCCATCGGGGCCGACGATTTCTGGTACCTCTGGCGGCAGATGGTCGGGCAGCCCGGTGTCGTCGACCCCGCCGGCTACGACCTCATCACCTCGGTGCAGTCGCTGGAGGGCGGCAAGCAGGCGGTCGTCACGTTCGCGCAGCCGTACCCGGCGTGGAAAGAACTGTTCAGCAACATCCTGCCCGCGCATATCGTCAAGGACGTGCCGGGCGGCTTCGCCGCCGGCCTGGCCAGGGCCATGCCGGTGACGGGCGGGCAGTTCCGGGTGGAGAGCATCGACCCGCAGCGCGACGAGATCCTCATCGCGCGCAACGACCGCTACTGGGGCCCGCCCGCCAAGCCGGCGCTCATCCTGTTCCGCCGGGCGGGCGCGCCCGCCGCGCTCGCCGACTCCGTCCGCAACGGCGACACGCAGGTGGCCCAGGTGCACGGCGGTTCGGCTGCGTTCGCGCAGCTCTCGGCGATCCCCGACGTGCGGACCGCCCGGATCGTGACGCCGCGGGTGATGCAGCTGACATTGCGCGCCAACGAGCCCAAGCTGTCCGACACGCAGGTCCGCAAGGCGATACTCGGGTTGCTCGACGTGGACCTGCTCGCGGCCGTGGGGGCCGGCAGCGACAACACCGTCACCCTGGACCAGGCCCAGATCCGCTCACCGAGCGACCCGGGGTACGTGCCGACCGCCCCCCCGGCGATGGCCACCCCCGCGGCGCTGGCACTGCTGGCGGGGGCCGGTTACACCGTCGAGCCCAACGCTTCGGCGTCGCCCGAGCCGACACCGGCGAGCACCGCCCCACCGGAAGTCATCCGCGGCCGGATCAGCAAGGACGGGCAACAACTTTCGCTGGTGATCGGCGTGGCGGCCAACGACCCCACCTCGGTGGCGGTGGCCAACACCGCGGCCGACCAGCTGCGCAACGTCGGCATCGCCGCGACCGTGCTGGCGCTGGACCCGGTGACGCTCTACCGCGAGGCGCTGAGCGACAACCGGGTCGACGCGATCGTCGGCTGGCACCAGGCGGGAGGGAACCTGGCAACTGTGCTGGCCTCCCGCTACGGCTGCCCCGCGCTGCAGACGACGCAGGTGCCGGCGCCGGGGGCGACGACCACCAGCTCCGGTTCGGCGGGAGTGACGCCGGCTCCCGGGCCGGGCACCACGCCGACGGCGACGCCGAGCCGGCCGCCGGATTCCGGCGCGCTGGTCCAGGCGCCGTCGAACCTCACCGGAATCTGCGATCGCAGCATCCAGCCGAATATTGACGCCGCGATCAACGGCACCAAGAACATCAACGACGTCATCACCGCGGTCGAACCCCGGTTGTGGAACATGTCGACGGTGCTGCCGATCCTGCAGGACACCACGATCGTCGCCGCCGGACCCAGCGTGCAGAACGTCAGTCTCTCGGGTTCGGTACCCGTCGGGATCGTCGGTGACGCCGGACAATGGGTCAAAACCGGTCCCTGA
- the narH gene encoding nitrate reductase subunit beta, giving the protein MKVMAQLAMVMNLDKCIGCHTCSVTCKQAWTNRSGTEYVWFNNVETRPGQGYPRTYEDQGRWRGGWIRDKRGRLRLRDGGRISKLLRIFANPKLPTIDEYYEPWTYDYENLTTAPAGDTFPTAAPRSLISGKPMKITWGPNWDDNLSGSPEILADDPILRKINDVNDSVRLSLEETFMFYLPRICEHCLNPSCVASCPSGAMYKRSEDGIVLVDQDRCRGWRMCVSGCPYKKVYFNHKTGKAEKCTLCYPRMEVGLPTICSETCVGRLRYLGLVLYDADRVLEAASVENDTDLYEAQRRILLDPNDPEVIAGARAEGISDEWIEAAQRSPIYALIHTYKVALPLHPEYRTMPMVWYIPPLSPVVDAVSRDGHDGEDVGNLFGALEALRIPMQYLAELFSAGDTTVVEAVLRRLAAMRSYMRDINLGRQTQPHIPHSVGLTEEQIYEMYRLLAIAKYEERYVIPTAFSPQARELEQMGCSLSGEGGPGMYETGDPVPVAVESFHAVKRRDGGRATRVNLLNWDGGRVPAEMFPEEQQR; this is encoded by the coding sequence ATGAAAGTCATGGCACAACTGGCGATGGTGATGAACCTCGACAAATGCATCGGCTGCCATACCTGCTCGGTGACATGCAAACAGGCATGGACCAACCGTTCCGGCACCGAGTATGTGTGGTTCAACAATGTCGAAACTCGCCCCGGGCAAGGCTATCCGCGCACCTACGAGGACCAGGGGCGCTGGCGTGGCGGCTGGATCCGCGACAAGCGCGGCAGGCTGCGGCTGCGCGACGGCGGCCGCATCAGCAAGCTGCTGCGGATCTTCGCCAATCCGAAGTTGCCCACCATCGACGAGTACTACGAGCCGTGGACCTACGACTACGAGAACCTGACCACGGCGCCCGCGGGCGACACCTTCCCGACGGCCGCGCCGAGGAGCCTGATCAGTGGCAAGCCCATGAAGATCACCTGGGGACCCAACTGGGACGACAACCTGTCCGGCTCTCCGGAGATTCTGGCCGACGACCCGATCCTTCGAAAGATCAACGACGTCAATGACAGCGTCCGGCTCTCCCTCGAAGAGACCTTCATGTTCTATCTGCCGCGGATCTGCGAGCACTGTCTGAACCCCTCCTGCGTGGCCTCGTGCCCCTCTGGCGCGATGTACAAGCGCAGCGAGGACGGCATCGTGCTGGTCGATCAGGACCGCTGCCGGGGCTGGCGGATGTGTGTCTCCGGATGTCCCTACAAGAAGGTGTATTTCAACCACAAGACCGGCAAGGCCGAGAAGTGCACGCTGTGCTACCCGCGGATGGAGGTCGGCCTGCCGACCATCTGCTCGGAGACCTGCGTGGGCCGGCTGCGCTACCTGGGCCTGGTGCTCTACGACGCCGACCGGGTCCTGGAGGCGGCATCGGTGGAAAACGACACCGACCTCTACGAGGCGCAGCGACGAATCCTCCTGGATCCCAACGACCCGGAAGTGATCGCCGGTGCGCGCGCCGAGGGGATCTCCGACGAGTGGATCGAGGCCGCGCAGCGCTCCCCGATCTACGCGCTGATCCACACCTACAAGGTGGCGCTGCCGCTGCACCCGGAATACCGCACCATGCCCATGGTCTGGTACATCCCGCCGCTGTCGCCCGTGGTCGACGCGGTCAGCCGCGACGGTCACGACGGCGAGGACGTCGGCAACCTGTTCGGCGCTCTGGAGGCGCTGCGCATCCCCATGCAATACCTCGCCGAACTGTTCAGCGCCGGCGACACGACCGTGGTCGAAGCCGTGTTGCGCCGGCTGGCGGCCATGCGCTCGTACATGCGTGACATCAACCTCGGGCGACAGACCCAGCCGCACATACCGCATTCCGTCGGGCTCACCGAAGAGCAGATCTACGAGATGTACCGCCTGCTGGCCATCGCGAAATACGAAGAGCGCTATGTTATTCCGACTGCCTTCAGTCCCCAGGCGCGCGAGCTGGAGCAGATGGGTTGCTCGCTTTCCGGTGAGGGCGGACCGGGAATGTACGAGACCGGCGATCCGGTGCCCGTCGCCGTCGAGAGCTTCCATGCGGTCAAGCGACGGGACGGCGGGCGCGCGACCCGGGTCAACCTCCTCAACTGGGATGGCGGCCGGGTGCCCGCCGAAATGTTCCCCGAAGAGCAGCAGCGATGA
- the typA gene encoding translational GTPase TypA: MSFRNVAIVAHVDHGKTTLVDAMLRQSGALTHRGDDTQERIMDSGDLEKEKGITILAKNTAVHRHNADGSVTVINVIDTPGHADFGGEVERGLSMVDGVLLLVDASEGPLPQTRFVLRKALAAHLPVILVVNKTDRPDARIAEVVEASHDLLLDVASDLDDEAAKAAEHALGLPTLYASGRAGIASTEEPADGEVPAGDNLDPLFDVLMEHIPPPSGDPEAPLQALVTNLDASTFLGRLALIRIYNGKLRKGQQVAWMREVDGLPVITSAKITELLATEGVERSATDEAIAGDIVAVAGLPEIMIGDTLADPDHAHALPRITVDEPAISVTIGTNTSPLAGKVPGHKLTARMVRSRLDQELVGNVSIRVVDIGRPDAWEVQGRGELALAVLVEQMRREGFELTVGKPQVVTRTIDGRLHEPFEAMTIDCPDEFVGAITQLMAARKGRMEEMTNHAAGWVRMDFIVPSRGLIGFRTDFLTLTRGTGIANAVFDGYRPWAGEIRARHTGSLVSDRSGTITPFAMIQLADRGQFFVEPGQDTYEGMVVGINPRAEDLDVNVTREKKLTNMRSSTADVIETLARPLELDLEQAMEFCAPDECVEVTPEIVRVRKVELDATSRARSRARAKARG; this comes from the coding sequence GTGTCATTCCGCAACGTCGCCATCGTCGCCCACGTCGACCATGGGAAGACCACCCTGGTGGACGCGATGCTGCGGCAGTCCGGCGCCTTGACCCATCGGGGCGACGACACCCAGGAACGCATCATGGACAGCGGTGACCTCGAGAAGGAAAAGGGCATCACCATCCTGGCCAAGAACACCGCCGTGCACCGCCACAACGCCGACGGATCCGTCACGGTCATCAACGTGATCGACACCCCGGGCCACGCGGACTTCGGCGGCGAGGTCGAACGCGGGCTCTCCATGGTGGACGGCGTGCTGCTGCTGGTCGACGCGTCCGAGGGCCCGCTGCCGCAGACGCGGTTCGTGCTGCGCAAGGCGCTGGCCGCCCATCTGCCGGTGATTCTCGTCGTCAACAAGACCGACCGGCCCGACGCGCGCATCGCCGAGGTCGTCGAGGCCAGCCACGACCTCTTGCTCGACGTCGCGTCGGACCTCGACGACGAAGCCGCCAAGGCCGCCGAGCACGCGCTGGGATTGCCGACGCTCTACGCGTCGGGCCGCGCGGGCATCGCCAGCACCGAGGAGCCTGCCGACGGTGAGGTCCCCGCGGGTGACAACCTGGACCCGCTGTTCGACGTCCTGATGGAACACATCCCGCCGCCGTCGGGGGATCCCGAGGCACCATTGCAGGCGCTGGTCACCAACCTCGACGCGTCGACGTTTCTCGGCCGGTTGGCCCTGATTCGCATCTATAACGGCAAGCTGCGCAAGGGCCAGCAGGTCGCGTGGATGCGCGAGGTCGACGGGCTGCCCGTCATCACCAGCGCCAAGATCACCGAGCTGCTGGCGACCGAGGGCGTGGAGCGCAGCGCCACCGACGAGGCCATCGCCGGTGACATCGTGGCCGTGGCCGGGCTGCCGGAGATCATGATCGGCGACACGCTGGCCGATCCCGACCACGCCCACGCGCTGCCGCGGATCACCGTCGACGAGCCGGCCATCTCGGTGACCATCGGCACCAACACCTCGCCGCTGGCGGGCAAGGTGCCCGGCCACAAGCTGACCGCGCGCATGGTCCGCAGCCGTCTCGACCAGGAACTGGTCGGCAATGTCTCGATCCGGGTCGTGGACATCGGCCGGCCCGACGCGTGGGAGGTCCAGGGCCGCGGCGAGCTCGCCCTGGCGGTGCTGGTCGAACAGATGCGCCGCGAGGGCTTCGAGCTCACGGTGGGCAAGCCGCAGGTGGTGACCCGCACGATCGACGGAAGGCTGCACGAGCCGTTCGAGGCGATGACGATCGACTGCCCCGACGAGTTCGTCGGTGCCATCACCCAATTGATGGCCGCCCGCAAGGGGCGCATGGAGGAGATGACCAACCACGCGGCGGGCTGGGTCCGCATGGATTTCATCGTGCCCAGCCGCGGCCTGATCGGCTTCCGCACCGACTTCCTCACGCTCACCCGCGGCACCGGCATCGCCAACGCGGTCTTCGACGGCTACCGGCCGTGGGCGGGGGAGATCCGCGCCCGGCACACCGGGTCGCTGGTGTCCGACCGGTCGGGCACCATCACACCGTTCGCGATGATCCAGCTCGCCGACCGCGGCCAGTTCTTCGTCGAGCCCGGTCAGGACACCTACGAGGGCATGGTCGTCGGGATCAATCCGCGCGCCGAGGATCTCGACGTCAACGTCACCCGGGAGAAGAAGCTCACCAACATGCGGTCCTCGACGGCCGACGTGATCGAAACGCTGGCCCGCCCACTGGAACTCGACTTGGAGCAGGCCATGGAGTTCTGTGCGCCCGACGAATGTGTCGAGGTCACCCCGGAGATCGTGCGGGTCCGCAAGGTCGAGCTGGACGCCACCAGCCGCGCGCGCAGCCGGGCGCGGGCCAAGGCCCGGGGTTAG
- the narI gene encoding respiratory nitrate reductase subunit gamma has protein sequence MGSSVLFWDIAPYVTLTTLLVGTWWRYRYDKFGWTSRSSQIYESRLLRVASPVFHFGILAVFAGHVMGLFIPPSVTHALKVSDYAYHMQAVIAGSIAGLATLAGIGLLIYRRFTRPPVSMATTRSDKVMYVVLVLAVVVGLYCDLIGTGPHGGEFHYRYTVGMWFRGIWILQPHGEVMVRAPFDYQLHALIGMVLFTLWPFTRLVHAFSAPVFYLFRPYIVYRSREAADKGALVGTAPRRRGW, from the coding sequence ATGGGTAGCAGCGTGCTGTTCTGGGACATCGCGCCGTATGTCACGCTGACCACGTTGCTGGTCGGCACCTGGTGGCGCTACCGCTACGACAAGTTCGGCTGGACGTCTCGTTCCTCGCAGATCTACGAGTCGCGGCTGCTGCGGGTCGCGAGCCCCGTTTTTCATTTCGGGATCCTGGCGGTGTTCGCCGGACACGTGATGGGGTTGTTCATCCCGCCGTCGGTGACGCACGCGCTGAAGGTGAGCGATTACGCCTACCACATGCAGGCGGTGATCGCCGGATCGATCGCGGGCCTGGCCACGCTGGCGGGTATCGGGTTGCTGATCTACCGGCGATTCACCCGACCGCCGGTGTCCATGGCCACAACCCGCAGCGACAAGGTGATGTACGTGGTTCTGGTGCTGGCCGTCGTGGTCGGCCTGTACTGCGACCTGATCGGCACCGGACCACATGGCGGCGAGTTTCACTATCGGTACACGGTCGGCATGTGGTTCCGGGGCATCTGGATTCTGCAGCCGCACGGCGAGGTGATGGTGCGAGCCCCGTTCGACTACCAGCTGCACGCGCTGATCGGCATGGTGCTGTTCACGCTGTGGCCGTTCACCCGTCTGGTGCACGCCTTCAGCGCGCCCGTCTTCTACCTGTTCCGGCCGTACATCGTCTACCGCAGCCGGGAGGCGGCGGACAAGGGCGCGCTGGTCGGCACGGCGCCGCGCCGCCGGGGCTGGTAG
- a CDS encoding nitrate reductase subunit alpha, whose amino-acid sequence MTATPHIGGPLEELLERSGRFFTPGEFSADLRTVTRRGGREADVFYRDRWSHDKVVRSTHGVNCTGSCSWQIYVKDGIITWETQQTDYPSVGPDRPEYEPRGCPRGASFSWYSYSPTRVRYPYARGELMQMYREAKARLGDPVLAWADIQADPERRRRYQRARGKGGLVRVTWAEATELIAAAHVHTIKTYGPDRVAGFSPIPAMSMVSYAAGSRFFELIGGAMTSFYDWYADLPVASPQVFGDQTDVPESGDWWDAAYLMMWGSNVPITRTPDAHWMAEARYRGTKVVSVSPDYADNTKFADEWMPCAAGTDGALAMAMGHVILSECYVNKQVPFFVDFSRRYTDLPFLIKLEERGGMLVPGKNLTAADLGEAVENAALKPAVLDEVTGSAVVPHGSLGFRYGEDGVGKWNLDLGDLAPALSVRDAHGTNGGSSAAVVHLPSFDTVNGEGTTIARGVPVRRIGKHTVCTVFDLMLAHYGVARPGLPGDWPTGYDDATQQNTPAWQEAITGVSAAQAIRVAREFACSSEESGGRSMIIMGSGINQWFHGDATYRAVLALLMLTGSMGRNGGGWAHYVGQEKVRPLTGFQTMAMATDWVRPPRQVPGASYWYVHTDQWRYDGYAADKLSSPLGRGRFAGKHTMDLLASASAMGWSPFYPQFDRSSLDVADEARAAGRDVAEYVAEQLGRRELKLAVTDPDNPANWPRVLTVWRANLIGSSGKGGEYFLRHLLGTDSNVQAEPPADGIRPVDVTCDGDIPDGKLDLMMSIDFRMTSTTLVSDVVLPAATWYEKADISSTDMHPYVHAFSAATDPPWETRSDFDAFGAIARAFSAMAKRHLGTRSDVVLTALQHDTPDAMVYPDGTENDWLHTGVTPTPGRTMPKLTVVERDYGAVYDKWLTLGPLVETFGLTTKGVTVQPFREVEELAAKFGVMDSGVAAGRPAITTAARMADVLLALSGTTNGRLAVEGFRELEKRTGQRLAHLAEGSEDRRVTYADTQARPVQVNTSPEWSGSETGGRRYAPFTVNIENLKPFHTLTGRMHFYLAHDWVEELGEHLPVFRPPLDMARLFGQPELGPTDDGIGLTVRYLTPHSKWSFHSTYQDNLYMLTLSRGGPTMWMSPGDAAKIGVRDNDWVEAVNTNGIYVCRAIVSHRMPDGVVFVYHVQERTVDTPRTETNNKRGGNHNALTRIRIKPSHLAGGYGQHAFAFNYMGPTGNQRDEVTVVRRRGQEVTY is encoded by the coding sequence TTGACTGCCACACCGCACATTGGTGGACCTCTCGAGGAGCTCCTCGAGCGCAGCGGACGATTCTTCACCCCGGGCGAGTTCTCGGCGGATCTGCGCACGGTCACGCGTCGCGGCGGCCGCGAAGCCGACGTGTTCTACCGCGACAGGTGGAGCCACGACAAGGTGGTCCGGTCCACTCACGGCGTCAACTGCACCGGATCGTGCTCGTGGCAGATCTACGTCAAGGACGGGATCATCACCTGGGAGACCCAGCAGACCGACTACCCGTCGGTGGGCCCGGACCGGCCCGAATACGAGCCGCGCGGGTGTCCCCGCGGCGCGTCGTTCTCCTGGTACAGCTATTCGCCCACCCGGGTGCGCTACCCCTACGCCCGCGGCGAGCTGATGCAGATGTACCGGGAGGCCAAGGCGCGCCTGGGCGATCCGGTTCTGGCGTGGGCGGACATTCAGGCCGATCCCGAACGCCGCCGCCGCTACCAACGCGCCCGCGGTAAGGGCGGGCTGGTGCGGGTCACCTGGGCCGAGGCCACCGAACTGATCGCCGCCGCCCACGTGCACACCATCAAGACCTACGGTCCGGACCGGGTCGCCGGCTTCTCCCCGATCCCGGCGATGTCGATGGTGTCCTACGCCGCCGGCTCGCGGTTCTTCGAACTCATCGGCGGCGCCATGACGTCGTTCTACGACTGGTACGCCGACCTTCCGGTGGCTTCCCCGCAGGTGTTCGGCGACCAGACCGACGTGCCCGAATCGGGGGACTGGTGGGATGCGGCCTACCTGATGATGTGGGGCTCCAATGTCCCGATCACCAGGACCCCCGATGCGCACTGGATGGCCGAGGCGCGCTACCGCGGAACCAAGGTCGTGAGCGTCAGCCCCGACTACGCCGACAACACCAAGTTCGCCGACGAGTGGATGCCCTGCGCCGCCGGCACCGACGGCGCGCTGGCCATGGCGATGGGGCACGTCATCCTCTCGGAATGCTATGTCAACAAACAGGTTCCGTTCTTCGTTGACTTCTCGCGCCGATACACCGACCTGCCGTTTCTGATCAAGCTGGAAGAGCGCGGCGGCATGCTGGTGCCGGGCAAGAACCTCACGGCGGCCGACCTGGGCGAGGCGGTCGAGAACGCGGCGCTCAAGCCGGCGGTACTGGACGAAGTCACCGGTTCGGCGGTGGTGCCGCACGGCTCGCTGGGTTTCCGCTACGGCGAGGACGGCGTGGGCAAGTGGAACCTCGATCTCGGCGACCTGGCGCCCGCGCTGAGCGTGCGCGACGCGCACGGCACGAACGGGGGCTCCAGCGCCGCGGTGGTGCACTTGCCCAGCTTCGACACCGTCAACGGCGAGGGCACGACGATCGCACGCGGCGTTCCGGTGCGCCGGATCGGAAAGCACACGGTGTGCACGGTTTTCGACCTGATGCTCGCCCACTACGGGGTCGCGCGCCCGGGCCTGCCCGGCGACTGGCCCACCGGCTACGACGACGCGACCCAGCAGAACACCCCGGCGTGGCAGGAGGCCATCACCGGAGTGTCGGCGGCGCAGGCCATCCGGGTGGCCCGCGAATTCGCCTGCAGCTCAGAGGAATCCGGCGGCCGATCGATGATCATCATGGGCAGCGGCATCAATCAGTGGTTCCACGGCGACGCCACCTACCGCGCGGTGCTGGCCCTGCTGATGCTGACCGGGTCGATGGGCCGCAACGGCGGCGGCTGGGCCCACTACGTCGGGCAGGAGAAAGTGCGGCCGCTCACCGGATTTCAGACCATGGCGATGGCGACCGACTGGGTGCGGCCGCCGCGCCAGGTGCCCGGCGCCTCGTATTGGTACGTCCACACCGACCAGTGGCGTTACGACGGCTATGCGGCCGACAAGTTGTCCAGCCCGCTGGGCCGGGGCCGGTTCGCGGGCAAGCACACCATGGACCTGCTGGCCTCGGCGTCGGCCATGGGCTGGAGCCCGTTCTATCCCCAGTTCGACCGATCGAGTCTGGACGTGGCCGACGAGGCACGCGCCGCGGGTCGCGACGTCGCCGAGTATGTCGCCGAGCAACTCGGGCGGCGGGAACTCAAGCTGGCCGTCACCGATCCCGACAATCCCGCGAACTGGCCGCGGGTGCTTACGGTGTGGCGGGCCAACCTGATCGGCTCGTCGGGCAAGGGCGGCGAGTACTTCCTGCGTCATCTCTTGGGTACCGATTCCAACGTCCAGGCCGAGCCCCCGGCCGACGGGATACGGCCGGTCGACGTGACCTGCGACGGGGACATCCCGGACGGCAAGCTCGACTTGATGATGTCGATCGACTTCCGGATGACATCGACGACTTTGGTGTCGGACGTGGTGCTTCCTGCGGCGACCTGGTACGAGAAGGCCGATATTTCCAGCACCGACATGCATCCGTACGTGCACGCGTTCAGCGCCGCGACCGACCCGCCCTGGGAAACCCGTTCGGATTTCGACGCTTTCGGCGCCATCGCACGTGCGTTCAGCGCGATGGCCAAACGTCATCTGGGCACCCGCAGCGATGTGGTGCTCACCGCGCTGCAGCACGACACTCCGGACGCGATGGTCTACCCCGACGGCACCGAAAACGACTGGTTGCATACCGGCGTGACGCCGACGCCGGGGCGGACGATGCCGAAGCTCACCGTGGTGGAGCGCGACTACGGCGCCGTCTACGACAAATGGCTGACGCTGGGGCCGCTCGTGGAGACATTCGGTCTGACCACCAAAGGCGTGACCGTACAGCCGTTCCGGGAGGTCGAGGAGCTGGCGGCCAAGTTCGGCGTGATGGATTCCGGTGTGGCCGCCGGCCGTCCGGCCATCACCACCGCCGCCCGGATGGCCGACGTGCTGCTGGCGCTGTCCGGAACGACCAACGGTCGCCTCGCGGTAGAGGGTTTCCGCGAGCTGGAGAAGCGCACCGGCCAGCGGCTCGCGCACCTGGCCGAGGGCAGCGAAGACCGCCGCGTCACCTACGCCGATACCCAGGCCCGTCCCGTCCAGGTGAACACCAGCCCGGAGTGGTCGGGCAGTGAGACGGGCGGCCGCCGCTACGCGCCGTTCACCGTCAACATCGAAAATCTCAAGCCGTTCCACACCCTGACCGGGCGGATGCACTTCTACCTGGCCCACGACTGGGTGGAGGAGCTCGGCGAGCATCTGCCCGTCTTCCGTCCGCCGCTGGACATGGCGCGGTTGTTCGGTCAGCCCGAGCTCGGCCCCACCGACGACGGAATCGGGCTCACCGTGCGGTATCTGACGCCGCACTCGAAGTGGTCGTTCCACTCCACCTATCAGGACAACCTGTACATGCTCACGTTGTCGCGTGGTGGTCCCACCATGTGGATGAGTCCCGGCGATGCGGCGAAAATCGGTGTGCGCGACAATGATTGGGTCGAGGCGGTGAACACCAACGGCATCTACGTGTGCCGCGCGATCGTCTCGCATCGCATGCCCGACGGCGTGGTGTTCGTCTACCACGTGCAGGAACGCACGGTGGACACGCCGCGCACCGAGACCAACAACAAGCGCGGCGGCAACCACAACGCGCTGACGCGGATACGGATCAAGCCCAGCCACCTCGCCGGTGGCTACGGCCAGCATGCGTTCGCGTTCAACTACATGGGCCCCACCGGCAACCAGCGCGACGAGGTGACCGTGGTGCGCCGCCGCGGCCAGGAGGTGACCTACTGA